One part of the Chryseobacterium mulctrae genome encodes these proteins:
- a CDS encoding T9SS type B sorting domain-containing protein: MKRFLLSLVLVFLTFNSLFAQRDTEHWIAPFYASSSTTQAIYLSTDSVTPFDVTITSNSSTAPGNVVGVVSISKGNPKVFTIPPANISVNTAANAFNVINRGLYLKATKPFFCTLRLVSGTTHGEILTSKGKAGTGKEFYVVATPSTATSSNFTAGVMATEDNTVVTTTWNAAVTFIGGAPATTTNTFTLNKGESFVYAGLAGAGGQNINNFIGAKIIANKPITLTNGNVNGNFGNVTSGGSDIILDQSVPVERLGSTFAMVRTRSSSADMEGGIIVATENNTQVFLNGSGTSVATLNQGQMYRISGNDYVAQGTSGHFNMFVTTSKNVYLYQLVSILNQDETGGFNYIPPLNCFLPRKIDELPKIDEMPTGTGGTSVVPFPTQQNIKLNIITEAGATVTYTTNGSAPITPTAAQGPFPLNGSTAWVTYGLELMSGNLTIVSNKAVTAGINGGYSTSGYGGYFAGFSSIPVIAKQTGECIPGIILEVDDGYDSYQWFLNNAPIAGATSHTITPAVGGNYTVKVTMGTCPPVTTPIYKVFTCLGQTTQTINICGTKAIVPTFTSSTQIPAPGTVVIITQPTKGTATLNPSTGVITYVPNAGYIGPDKIVYKFCGNATEFVDCEQITLNLNVVPFVLTDRTIKACQYAGKGFFDLTTANVTDNAVPTTKKFYPTLADLNANTNQITNPTNYFSGLGSVYVRVLTAEGCVGNAKITLDFFPTPVVKEATLTECFIENNETKGRFNLVNANITAEAPVTKKFYPTSTDASNGTNEIVGVDAYISGNGSVYARVFNSNGCYAIAKINLKVTAPKRSPLLVDKYICIDDRTTLDAGPGYQSYRWSTGATTQSIAGVAVGDYWVILQDSGCSVKQLVSVKKAQDPVITSIEIANNTATVIVTGGIAPYQFSVDGVTAWQDSNVFTNLTRGQHTFYVKDSFNCNPISVEVTVPNLVNAITPNGDNVNDYIDYRELAYKDNLIFVIYDRYGNKIFTGDKSNNYRWDGTHSNKKIVTGTYWYHINWTEPNMLKTPIKYTGWILVKNRE; this comes from the coding sequence ATGAAAAGATTTCTACTCAGCTTAGTATTAGTTTTTCTGACATTCAATTCTCTTTTTGCGCAAAGAGATACTGAACATTGGATCGCACCTTTCTATGCATCCTCTTCAACTACACAGGCGATTTATCTTTCAACAGATTCAGTAACTCCTTTTGATGTCACTATCACAAGTAATAGTTCGACAGCACCGGGTAATGTAGTAGGAGTGGTTAGCATAAGTAAGGGAAATCCAAAAGTATTTACGATTCCTCCAGCAAATATATCGGTAAATACTGCAGCAAACGCATTTAATGTTATCAACAGAGGTCTTTACCTTAAGGCTACTAAACCATTTTTTTGTACATTAAGATTGGTAAGTGGCACTACCCATGGGGAGATCCTCACCAGTAAAGGAAAAGCAGGCACAGGAAAAGAATTTTATGTAGTGGCAACGCCGTCTACCGCTACTTCAAGTAATTTTACCGCAGGAGTTATGGCAACTGAAGACAATACAGTAGTTACGACTACCTGGAATGCGGCCGTTACTTTTATAGGTGGAGCACCCGCCACAACAACCAATACATTTACGTTAAATAAAGGAGAGTCCTTTGTATATGCGGGATTAGCAGGAGCGGGCGGTCAAAACATCAACAACTTTATAGGAGCCAAAATCATAGCTAACAAACCCATTACATTAACCAACGGAAATGTGAATGGTAATTTTGGGAATGTTACCAGCGGCGGATCTGATATTATATTAGACCAATCGGTACCGGTGGAAAGATTGGGAAGTACGTTTGCTATGGTAAGAACCAGATCTTCTTCCGCAGATATGGAAGGAGGCATTATTGTAGCTACAGAAAACAATACTCAGGTATTCCTTAATGGATCAGGAACCTCAGTTGCAACACTCAACCAAGGTCAGATGTACAGAATATCAGGTAATGATTATGTTGCTCAAGGTACATCAGGACATTTTAATATGTTTGTTACTACCTCTAAAAATGTGTATTTATATCAATTGGTGTCTATTCTAAATCAGGATGAAACAGGTGGGTTCAATTATATTCCGCCATTAAATTGTTTTTTACCAAGAAAAATTGACGAATTACCCAAAATTGACGAAATGCCTACAGGAACGGGTGGCACAAGTGTTGTTCCCTTTCCTACTCAACAGAATATAAAATTAAACATCATCACAGAAGCAGGCGCTACTGTTACTTATACGACCAATGGAAGTGCACCAATAACTCCTACAGCTGCACAAGGTCCGTTTCCTCTTAATGGGAGCACCGCTTGGGTAACTTATGGACTAGAATTGATGTCAGGAAATTTAACAATTGTATCGAACAAAGCAGTTACAGCAGGTATCAATGGAGGGTATAGCACTTCTGGTTACGGCGGATACTTTGCAGGATTCTCATCAATTCCTGTAATTGCAAAACAGACTGGTGAATGTATTCCGGGAATTATTTTAGAAGTTGATGATGGTTATGACAGCTATCAATGGTTTTTGAACAATGCACCAATTGCGGGAGCAACTTCTCACACAATAACTCCTGCTGTTGGCGGAAACTATACTGTAAAGGTAACTATGGGAACTTGCCCACCTGTGACAACTCCAATATACAAGGTCTTTACATGTTTGGGACAAACTACTCAAACGATAAATATCTGTGGTACTAAAGCAATTGTTCCAACATTTACAAGTTCAACTCAAATACCAGCACCAGGAACTGTGGTAATTATTACACAACCAACAAAAGGTACAGCCACACTTAATCCATCTACAGGAGTAATAACGTATGTTCCAAACGCGGGATATATAGGCCCAGATAAAATTGTTTATAAATTCTGTGGTAATGCTACTGAGTTTGTAGATTGTGAACAGATAACTTTAAATTTAAATGTGGTTCCTTTTGTACTGACAGACAGAACCATCAAAGCTTGTCAATACGCAGGAAAAGGGTTTTTCGATTTAACTACAGCAAATGTAACAGACAATGCTGTACCAACAACAAAAAAATTCTATCCTACCCTGGCTGATTTAAATGCAAACACCAATCAGATTACTAATCCAACGAATTATTTCTCAGGATTAGGCTCAGTATATGTAAGAGTTTTAACAGCTGAAGGTTGTGTAGGAAATGCTAAAATTACTTTAGATTTCTTTCCTACTCCAGTAGTTAAGGAAGCAACTTTAACAGAATGTTTCATAGAAAACAACGAAACTAAGGGAAGATTTAATCTAGTAAATGCAAATATAACAGCTGAAGCACCGGTTACCAAAAAATTCTATCCTACTTCTACAGATGCAAGTAACGGAACCAATGAAATTGTAGGAGTTGATGCTTATATTTCAGGAAACGGATCTGTATATGCAAGAGTTTTCAACTCAAATGGATGCTATGCGATTGCTAAAATTAACCTTAAGGTAACCGCTCCAAAAAGATCTCCTCTATTGGTTGACAAATACATCTGTATTGACGACAGAACTACTTTAGATGCAGGTCCGGGATATCAATCTTATCGTTGGAGCACAGGTGCGACTACCCAATCAATAGCAGGAGTAGCAGTAGGTGATTATTGGGTAATCCTTCAAGATTCAGGATGCTCTGTTAAACAACTTGTCAGCGTAAAGAAAGCACAAGATCCTGTTATTACTTCAATTGAAATAGCTAACAATACAGCTACTGTAATTGTAACCGGAGGAATAGCACCGTATCAGTTTTCTGTAGACGGAGTAACCGCTTGGCAGGATTCTAATGTATTTACCAATCTTACAAGAGGGCAACATACGTTCTATGTAAAAGATTCTTTCAACTGTAACCCTATCTCAGTAGAAGTTACTGTACCTAATTTAGTAAATGCAATTACTCCTAATGGAGACAACGTTAATGACTATATAGATTACAGAGAATTAGCTTACAAGGACAATCTTATCTTTGTAATTTATGACAGATATGGTAATAAAATATTTACCGGGGATAAGTCTAATAATTACAGATGGGATGGAACCCATTCTAATAAAAAGATAGTAACAGGTACTTATTGGTATCATATCAACTGGACGGAACCAAATATGCTAAAAACGCCTATAAAATATACTGGATGGATCCTGGTAAAAAACAGAGAATAA